ctggcatgggcgtttttttttgttttttttattttattttatttttttgagatggagtctcactctgttgccaggctggagtgcagtggtgcaatcttggctcactgcaacctctacctctcgggttcaagtgattcacctgcctcagcctcctgagtagctgggtctacaggcacgtgtcacaatgcccagctaattttttgtattcattagttcgttcatttattttttccagacagagtcttgctctgttaccaggctggagtgcagtcgtgcaatctcagtgcactgcagcctccgcctcctgggttcaagcgattctcctgcttcagcttcccgagtagctgggactacaggcttgcgccaccatgcccggctaattttcgtatttttagtagagacagagtttcaccatgttggccaggatggtcttgatcttttgacgttgtgatccgcccacctcagcctcccaaagtggtgggattacaggtgtgagccactgtgcctggccctgtttttatttttgagatggaatatcgctctgtcgcccaggctggagtgcagtggcacaatcttggctcattgcaacctctactttctgggttcaggcagttctctacctcagcctcctgagtagctggaattacaggtgcccaccaccacgcctggctaattttttgtatttttagtagagatggagttttgccatcttggccaggctggtcttgaattcctgaccttgtgatccacctgccttggcctcccaaagtgctgggattacaggcatatgccaccgcgcctggccttttctatttttagtggagttggggtttcaccatgttggccagatggtctcaatctcttgacctcatgatccgcctgccttggcttcccaaaatgctgagattacagtggcatgagccactgtgtctagccccAGCCTGgacatttttaaggcttttgataCATATTGTTAAATTGCTTTCTAGAAAGATTATACCAATTTATCTTCTCCTAGGTAGTATAAAAGTGCCCTTTTCCCTGATTCCTTATAACTACCATAAATGCATTCATCTCATGCATTTTTTGAGCTTCCTCGGTGTGCCAGAGACTCTATAGCAGTGAGCAATGGTCCCTGCCTTCATGAACCCTGCTATCAAGAAGTTTTTGCAGTCTTtagtaaaaaagttttttttttttttggagacggagtttcgctcttgttacccaggctggagtgcaatggcgcgatctcggctcaccgcaacctccgcctcctgggttcaagcaattctcctgcctcagcctcctgagtagctgggattacaggcacacaccaccatgcccagctaaatttttgtatttttagtagagatggggtttcaccttgttgaccaggatggtctcgatctcttgacctcgtgatccacccgcctcggcctcccaaagtgctgggattacaggcttgagccacagcgcctggcctttttttttttttttgagacggagtttcgctcttgttacccaggctggagtgcaatggcacgatttcagctcactgcaacctctgcctcctgggttcaagtaattcttccgccttagactcccgagtagctgggactacagctgtgcaccatcatgcccagctaatttttgtatttttagtagagacggggtttgccaggctagtcttgaactcctgacctcaaatgagctgttttccttggcctcccaaagagctgggattagaggcgggAGTCACCATACCCGGCCGATAAAGGAAACTATTTAGGGTGAATTTACATTCTTCTTATCTTCCAGGCAAACACAGAGCAGCCCAAGCTGAGTAGAGATGAGCAGCGGGGTCGAGGTGCCCTCTTACAGGACATTTGCAAAGGGACCAAGCTGAAGAAGGTGACCAATATTAATGATCGGAGTGCTCCCATCCTCGAGAGTGAGTCTGAGCTTCATTTCCTAGTAGGATCCCAGGAGTGACTTGGAGACTTGGctgggttgttgttttttggggggCTTGAGTGGGAGAATTTTGTCCTGGAATGTTCTTTCGCTGTCTTCTCATTCATTCTTGACCCTTGGAGACCATTCAGCCTTGACCCTTGGAGAGCATTCTCAGGATAAATGTTACCGTATCACCagacacggtgactcatgcctgtaagcccaatactttgggaggccgaagtggaaagatcacgtgagcccaggagtttgaggctgcagtgatcatgtcactgggccactgcactccagcctgggcaacagagcaagacctggtctctctaaaagaaaaaaataaaaattaaaaaaaaaaaagaaggctgccATCTCTTACAGTAACTAATGCTCATCAGGGCACATCCTTGACTGTCCTCTGAGGACACTGCCACATTCCTAGAAACCTCTGAACTGAAACCAAGGTTGGTTTTATGATGGCTACAAGTGTCTATTCCTATAGGCCTCTGGAGAGTGCTCACATAATGGTCCCTGATCCCTTAGCCTTCTATCTTTCATCTGAGATGTGGAGAGGAGAGCCCAGATAATTATGCCgaacatttcttttgtttttttaatactgactttcgctcttgttgcccaggctagaatacagtggcaggGTCTTAGCTtcctataacctctgcctcctgggttcaagcagttctcatgcctcagcctcccaagtaactgggattgcgtgccaccacacctggctaattttttgtatttttattaaagatggggtttcaccatgttggcgaggctggtcttgaacttctgacctcaggtgatccacctgccttggcctcccaaagtgctgagattacaggcctgagcctctgcacctggcccctaaacatttatttaaccCACTTACCTCTTTGCCCTAAATAAAGGAAGATTGAacacttgtttctttttgttcGTTCTCTTTCATCACAACAAAGAGTTTCATCTCTATACAAAGCTGTGGAGCAGAGaggcctagcttttttttttcttttctttctttattttttgagacagggtctcactctgtttgttgctcaggctggaatgcagtggtacgatcacagctcactgtaccctcaacttcccaggctcaattgatcctcccatctcagccccctgagtaactgagaccatataggcatgcatcaccatgcctgggtaatttttgaaatttttgtagagacagagtcttactatattgcccaggctgctcttaaactcctgagcttaagtaatcctcctgtcttgccttcccaaaatgctgggattataggcatgagtcccTGTGCCAGGCCTGCTTTTTTAAATAGAAGGGCAAAAGCAAGACTGGTAACTCCAATAGGCCAGATAGGGGAGGGGTTTCCCCTCCTGATTGACTTGGTCACCAGCTCAGAGCATATGAAATGAAAACTTTACTGGTATGCTTTCCAGAGCCTAAAGGAAGCAGTGGTGGCTATGGCTCTGGAGCAGCTGCCCTGCAGCCGAAGGGAGGTCTCTTCCAAGGAGGAGTGCCGAAGCTTCGACCTGTGGGAGCCAAGGACAGTTCAGGTATCTGATGAGTACTTTCGAGGGATATTTCCCTGGTGTGTTAATTTCTGAATTGTCCCAGGTGGGCCATCTCAGGTTGAGGAgtgtggtggaggtggggggtgaggggagaaAGACTTGGGAGCAAGGGAGGAGTTATAGAACAGAATACAGCAAAATCTGAGGGATTAAATGAAAGTGTATTCaatttggataaagaaaatgtggtatatatacactagaatattattcagccttaaaaaagaaggaaacttctgTCATTTCTGATAAtacggatgaacctggaggacagcacgctaagtgaaataagccaggcacaaaaagacaaatactacatgatctcatttatatgtgggatCTGAAACAGTTGAATTCATTCCCAGAAGTAGAAAGTGAAATattggttactagaggctgggcaGTAGGAGTTGGGATGGGGaaaggggagatgttggtcacaggttacaaagtttcagttagacaggaggggTAAGTTTTAGTGATCCATTGCAGTAGTCCTCagtctttttggcaccagggactggtttcatgggaGGCAGGTTTTCCACAGATAGTGGGTGggggatggtttttggatgaaaccATTCCACCTCAGATtgtcaggcattagattctcataaggggcATACAAtgtagatccctcacatgtgctgTTTACAGTAGGATTTGCCCTTCTATGAGAATCGAGCCCACCTGCTggtctgacaggaggcggagctcaggcagtaatgcttcttgctcacctcctgctgtgtgcttGGTTCTTGAAAAGGTCGCTGGCCCCAGGGCTTGGCGACCCCTGATCTGTTGCACAGCTTGGTGACTATacttaatgtatatttcaaaattgctaaaagagtagattttattttatttattccttttgttttttttcctgagacggagtcttgctctgtttgccaggctggagtacagtggtgtgatctcagctcactgcaacttctgcctctcaggttcaagccattctcctgcctcagcctcctgagtagctgggattacaggtgcaggctaccacgtccggctaattttgtgtttttatagagaagggttttctccatgttggccaggctggtctcaaactcctgacctcaaatgatctgcctgcctcagcctcccaaagtgctgggatttcaggcatgagccaccgcacctggcgtagagtagattttaagtgttttcaccataaaaaaacaaatatgtgaggtgatggatatgttaattatttaattttgatttaatcattccacagtgAATACATGTAACAagacattgtaccccataaatacatacagttATTACTtggcaaaaataaagtaaaaatttaaaataaataacagtgtATCCTGGGCCTGAAACCATGTTAAAACCCAGAACTATGTAAGTCCTTTTCTTGCTGCCATGCAGGTTGCACTGAGGAGCTGGATAAGGTAGAGATACTGACCAGCATCTTTCTAGCTCTGTTGACCTTGCGTTGTCTGTGTATTTGTAGAGAATCTAGCTGGTAAGCCAGCCCTGCAGGTCCCCAGTTCTCGAGCTGCTGCCCCAAGGCCTCCAGCGTCTGCAGCCAGCGGGCGTCCTCAGGATGATACGGACAGCAGCCGGGCCTCACTCCCAGAACTGCCCCGGATGCAGAGACCCTCTTTACCGGACCTCTCTCGGCCCAATACCACCAGCAGTACAGGCATGAAGCACAGctcctccgcccctcccccaccaccccccggACGGCGTGCCAATGCACCCCCCACACCTCTGCCTATGCACAGCAACAAAGCCCCTGCCtacaacagagagaaacccttGCCGCCGACACCTGGACAAAGGCTTCACCCTGGTCGAGAGGGACCTCCTGCTCCACCCTCAGTCAAACCACCTCCTTCCCCTGGGAATATCAGAACGGGACCAAGTGGCCAGtctctggctcctcctcctccgccttaCCGCCAGCCTCCTGGGGTCCCTAATGGACCCTCTAGCCCCACTAATGAGTCAGCCCCTGAGCTGCCACAGAGACACAATTCTTTGCATAGGAAGACAGCAGGGCCTGTCAGAGGCCTAGCACctcctccacccacctcagcctccccctcTTTACTGAGTAATAGGCCACCTCCCCCAGCCCGAGACCCTCCCAGTCGGGGAGCAGGTAAGTGCTTGGAAGCACCTTTTTCCCTATCATGCTgcgaatttattttatttttccccagagCACTCCTAGAAgacaatgatttatttattcattcaactgaGTTTTTAATGTGTCAGATTTGTTGACAGGGAAACAGtaataaatagaaaagacaatTCCTGTTTTGGACAATCAAACTAGTAGAATACGTAAATACATAGTATATAGTATGCTTTAGAGGATTATAAAGCAGAGTGGAGGAATAAGATATACTGGGTGGGAGGTTGGATGATGATTTCTTAAATTGGAGAAGTGGGGAGAGAGTCAGGACAGTCCTTACTGATACGGTAAAAATTTGACAAAGTAAGAAAGCGTAGTACATAAGATTGAttgccaaaaagaaaaggaaaataaaatttgacaaaGATCTGAAGAAAATGATGAGTGAACTTAGTAGTTATCTAGGAGAACAGCTGTTGCAGGCAGTGGGAACAACAAATGCAAAGGCTCCTAAGGCGGAAGGATTCCTGAAACCTTTTGGGGACAGCAAGGGGACCACTGTGACAAgactagagagagagaggggagggaagagtggtaGGATGTGGAGGTTGGGAAGCTGGAGCTGCAGGGGAAAACTGCAGGACTTTGTAGAGACCTTGGGTTTAGCTGTGTGTGAGATGGAAAGCCACTGGAGGGGTTTAAACAGAAGTAGTATGATTTGATTCACCCTTTAAAAAGATCGCTAGCTCCTGTGTTGAGAACAGACTGCGCGAGGACAAAGGTGACAAAAGGAGACCAGTTACTGTGCTGTCGCAATAAATGGCCGGATGGTTAGGACTGCTGCAATTCTGTGGGAAGATAGATGTTCAGTTCGGGACAAGTTTGAGATACCTGCTAGGTACTCAAGAGATAATTAAGTGGTAATTGGCTATCAGACGCCAAAGTTGAGGGGAGAGGTCTTGGCTCGAGAGAGATGTTTGAATGGTATCAAAGACCACATTCTGGATGAAGTCACTTAAGGAGTGAGTATAGATAAGAAGAGgcctaggaggccgaggcagaatcGCTTGGGCTGAGGCCTCACCTTCCTACATTAGAGGCAAGAGAGATGAAGAATACCTAATAGAGGAAATAGAAAACTTGTAGTGAGGACGGAAGGAGAAAAACCAAGAGTGTGATGGAAAAACTCCAAGGTAGAGTAAGTGGTCCACTGTGTCCAGTGCTGCAGATGGGTCAGGTAAGTCGAAGACTGAGAACTGGCATTGGTGTTAGTATCATGGGACCCTTTTGAGTAGTTGCAGTGGAGTGGTGAAGGTTAAAAGTGAAAGCTTAATTGGAGTGGGTTCAAGAATGCAGGAATAGGAGGAAAGGAATTGGAGATAGCAATATAGAAATCTCTTAAGGAGTTTGCTGTAAAGTCCGGGAGAGAGGGCTGAAGTGGAGTGATTGTTGGAGGAAAATATTGGGTTGAAAGCTGGCTTTTTTTCCCATCCCAAGATGGGAGACCTGTTTGTATGCTGATGGAATTCATAGCATGAAACTTAGTAGAGGGAAAAAATTGAATGAGAGAGAGGACAAATTGCCTTAATCGTGACCTTGAGGCCAGAGAAGAGGGAAGGTGATCCATAGGTAAGGGGTTGGCCTTAGACAGGAACGTAGTTCTTCCATAGTTACAGGAGGGGAGGCAGAGTATAGGCTTAGAAGCAAGTGGTTAGGTGGGTGTAGTGGTAGAAGCATGTGGAAAGTTTCTTCtaatttgcttctgttttctcagtgaaATGGAAAGCCAAGAACATCAGCTGTGATTGAGGCGAGGGAAGGAGGAGAgttgaggagagagaagaggcttGAAATGGTCATCTGGAGCGTGGGAGAGTGGGTGGACGAGGGAGGTGTGCTCAGATAGGCAACCACGTGAAGGGCCCACTTGAGACTATGGGCCATACATTTCACATGAGATTAATTAGTGTCATGTGTGTTCAGCTGTAATTTTCAGGTACAAAATAAGAGTAGAGCTGTATTTAACCAGTGTTAGCATTTTTTAGGCATGTGCGACTATAAGGGAGAGTGGGGCAGGAAGTGAAGGGTGTATGTGAGGGAGTGATTGCAATAATGGAGCCTAAGCTGGCTGAGGAGGGAATTTAGGAACCCTGGAAAAAGTAGAAGAGGTTGTGTAATCTCCTTAAAAAATAGCATAACTGAAATTTCAGAGCGAGGGAGACCATGAAAGCTCTCTGGGGCCTTACTGGACCTAGGAATTTTCGCTCCCATATCCTTATATCATTAGACTTTGAGCTATACCCTCCACAAACAGCttcttagcttttatttatttacttgtttgtgttttgagacagagtcttgctgtgtcacctaggctggaaggcagtagtgcagtctctcctcactgcaacctctgcctcccaggttcaagcaagtctcatgtcttagcctcccaagtagctggaattacaggcacgtaccaccatacccagctaatttttgtatttttagtagatacagtaatgaggttttaccatgttagccgggctggtcccaaactccagccctcaagtgagccaccatgcccagcccttagCTTTTATTCTAAAGTCAGTTTCTACAGGCATAGAACgaataagaaattatttcatggagtccaggcatggtggctcatgcctgtaatcccagcactttgggaggccgaggcaggtggatcgcttaagtccaggagttcgagaccagcctgggcaacgtgggaaaaccctgtctctacaaaaatataatttaaaaaaaattggcctggcataGTAGTGCATGcatacagtcccagctactcgaaaggctgaggtgggaaaaccacttgaacctgggaggtggaggttgcagtaagccatgatggtgccactgcacttcagcctgggcaacagagcaagaatgtgtctcaaaaaaaaaaaaaaaaaaaggttatatcgccgggcgcggtggctcaagcctgtggaatcccagcactttgggaggctgaggcgggtggatcactaggtcaagagatcgagaccatcctggtcaacatggtgaaaccccgtctctactaaaaata
This is a stretch of genomic DNA from Saimiri boliviensis isolate mSaiBol1 chromosome 17, mSaiBol1.pri, whole genome shotgun sequence. It encodes these proteins:
- the WIPF2 gene encoding WAS/WASL-interacting protein family member 2 → MPIPPPPPPPPGPPPPPTFNQANTEQPKLSRDEQRGRGALLQDICKGTKLKKVTNINDRSAPILEKPKGSSGGYGSGAAALQPKGGLFQGGVPKLRPVGAKDSSENLAGKPALQVPSSRAAAPRPPASAASGRPQDDTDSSRASLPELPRMQRPSLPDLSRPNTTSSTGMKHSSSAPPPPPPGRRANAPPTPLPMHSNKAPAYNREKPLPPTPGQRLHPGREGPPAPPSVKPPPSPGNIRTGPSGQSLAPPPPPYRQPPGVPNGPSSPTNESAPELPQRHNSLHRKTAGPVRGLAPPPPTSASPSLLSNRPPPPARDPPSRGAAPPPPPPVIRNGARDAPPPPPPYRMHGSEPLSRGKPPPPPSRTPAGPPPPPPPPLRNGHRDSITTVRSFLDDFESKYSFHPVEDFPAPEEYKHFQRIYPSKTNRAARGAPPLPPILR